The genomic segment GGCGGCCTATGGCGGCCTCAAAGAgcgagagaaagggagagacgCGCGGCCGTGGCTAGGAGAGAGGCAGTGGCAGCAGCGCGAGGTGGAGCGGCGGTGGAGGACGAAGAGCGATGGCGGCGGCGGacaaccaagaaaagaaaaaaggagaactggaactaaaataaaacaaaggaAAGTGACAAGCAGAAACTAAGACGAAGGCAATTGACAAGACCAAACAAGacaaggaaaagagaaaagtggGGTTAGAGAGGTCCTGGTCGATTTTGACTTTCGTTGTCGCACGGGTTGGAAGGCATGGGCATGCCTTGGAGGTTGTAGTCTTCTGACCATCGCATCTTAATAATGTTCAAAAGCATTTCTttcaaggcgtgggcacgccttggaacCAATAGTCCCCATTTTGCACAGTGCTCTTGGCGTACTCCTTAGAAGACGTGGGCATGTCTTGGAAACCTCAGTCTTCTGATCATCCAATTTTTTTACAAACACCAATGTGTGACGAATACAAGACGCGGGCACACCTTGTAACATGAAGTCCTCTACTGACAAATTTTTGCTCCCAACCTAGAATAAAACTGCACAGAAACACCCATGACCTACAATACAAGTTATTTGTTAATAAGAACCTAAACCCACTGATTTTGAACACacaaatatgaaataaaatACAATTAAAATTCTTGGATTACTTTCCAAGTAGCACatttctttaatatttttggCTAGACTCAGCAATAGTTAGTTAAGTCTCACAATTTGGATCATCAAGATATATGACCTCCACTTGCTCACTATTAAACCACTCATAATAGGGCTTAAGATATTGACCATTTACCACGAACTTCTTCTCAGTCTTCAAACTTTGGATTTTCACTGCATCATAATGAAAAATATTAGAAATGACAAATGGACCAATCCAATGCGAATGCAACTTACTGGGAAAAAGCTAAAGTCTCGAATGATAAAGGAGGGCTTTTTGCCCTACTACAAATGACTTTCTTGAGACTTGTTGGTCGTGAAAGATTTTGTTCTTCTCTTTATAAATTGCTGCGTTCTCATAGGTTTCATTCCTTAGTTCTTCCAATTCTTGTAATTGGAGCTTTCTATGTCCCCTGCCATTCACAAGGTCCACGTTACACCGCTTAATCGCCCAGAATGCCTTGTGTTCAAATTCTACTGGGAGATGGCATGATTTCCCAAAGACCAATCTGTACGGGGACATTCCAATTAATGTCTTATATGCAATACGGTAGGTCCATAGAGCAtcttccaacttcaaactccaatcTTTTCTATCGGGCCGCACCATCTTTTCCAAGATTGACTTAACCTCTTTATTTGACACTTCAGTCTGACTATTCGTCTATGGATGATAGGGTGTGGATACTTTGCGGAGTACGCCATATTTACGGAACAAGGCAGCGATCGTTTTATTGTAAAAATGAGTGCCCCTGTCACTAACTACAGCTCTTGTCATTCCAAAGCAGACAAAAATGTTATACTTCATAAATTCTGCAACCACCCATGAATCATTAGTCCGGGTGGCCTTTGCCTCCATCCATTTGGAAACATAATCGACAGCAAGTAAAATGTACAAGAAACCAAAAGACGAGAGAAAGGGacccatgaaatctataccccaaacataaaaaatttcaacaaacaacATGGGAGTTTGAATCATTTGGTCTCTACGAGAAATATTTCCCACCCTTTGACACTTAGCACaagatttacaaaataaatatgCATCCTTAAACAGAGTATGTCAATAAAATCCACTCTCCAACACCTTACAAGCCGTTCGTTTTGGCTCAAAATGCCTTCCACATGCAAATGAATGACAATAAGTTAAAATAGAATGGAACTCACTTGCACTTACACAACTTCTTATCACTTAATCCGCGCACTGCCTCCATAGGTAAGGGTTATCCCAAATATAATATTTGACATCACTTCTCAGTTTATCTCTCCTAGCCTTTGGCCAACCTGCAGGTAATCGATTCGTTATCaaaaaattgataatatcaGCATACCAAGGTACTGATGAATCAATGGCTAGCAATTGCTCATCGAGAAATGATTCTCTCAATGGCAGATCCTCTTTATTTGTAAGCAACCGGCTCAAATGATCAGCCACCAAGTTCTCAGCCCCACTCTTATCCTTGATCTCTAAGTCGAACTCTTGCAAGAGCAAAATCCACCTTATGAGCCATggttttgcatccttcttcGCCAACAAGTACCTCAAGACTGCATGATCAGAGAAAATAATTACTTTTACACCCAATAAATATGACCTAAATTTTTCTAGTGTAAAAACAATAGTTAGTAATTCTTTTTCTGTCGTGAAGTAGTTAAGTTGGGTTCCACTCAATGCTCTTGACGCATAGTAAATCGTATGTGCTGCCTTGCCAATCCTTTGCCCTAACACTGCTCCTACGGCATAATCACTCGCGTCGCACATGATTTTAAACGGTAGGCTCCAATCTAGGGGTTAAATGACGGGCGGCGATGTCAACGACTCCTTTAATTTATTAAAAGCCACCTTGCATTCATCGGTGAAATCGAATGACACATCCTTTTGCAGTAACTTGAACAAGGGAGCTCCGATCTTTGAGAAATCCTTGATGAACCTCTTATAAAACCCTACATGGCCCCAAAAAGGAATGTACTTCCTGTACACATACGGGGTAAGACAAAACAGAAATaagatttatttttgttttatctaCCTCTATTCCCTTAACCGACACAACGTGCCCTAAGACAATACCATGCTCTACcataaattgattttttttcaattaagaaCCAAATTCGTTTCTATGCACCTTTTCAAAATTAGAGCTAAATTATCGAAACATTCATCAAAACTATCCCCGTATAcactgaaatcatccataaacacCTCAATAATCTTTTCTATATATTCGGAGAAAATACTTATCATGCACCTTTGAAAAGTTGTTGGGGTATTGGAAAGACCGAAAGGCATTCTACGGTAAGGGAATGTACCAAATGGGCAGGTGAATGTGATCTTTTCCTAGTCCTCCGGTGCTATCGCGATTTGAAGTACctcaaaaatcatccaagaagCATTAGTAAACACAATCAATTAATCTTTCTATCATTTGATCAATAAAAGGGAGAGGAAAATGGTCTTTTTTCGTCACAGAATTTAGTCTCCGGTAGTCAATGCAGTGGCGCCAGCCTGTAGATTTCCTGACTGAAACCATCTCACCCTCCTGGTTTTCCTCTACAGTCACTCCCCCTTTTTTTTGAGACCACTTGAACAGGGCTCACCCAAGAACTGTCGAAATAGCAAAGATAATTCCCACCTCTAGAAGTTTAAATATCTCCTTTTTCACAACTTACATAATTAGTGGATTCAACCTCCGCTGCACCTGTCTTTCCGGCTTCGCATCATCCTCGATCCGTGTCCGGTGCATGCATAAGGACAAGCTTATTCCTTTGATATTTGTTATGCTCCACCCAATTGCCTCCTTATGATCCTTAAGGACTCGCACTAGTCTGTCCTCTTGGCTTGGAGATAAGTATGCAGAAATGATTAGCGAAAGTGTTTCTCGGTCTCCCAGGAACGCGTACTTCATATGTCTCGGGAGAGGTTTAAACTCTAATTCCGGTGCCTGCACAACTGAAGGCAACAGCTTTGTCTGAGTTTCTGGCACAAACAAAGAAGTAAGCTCATACCTTAGAGGAATGGTTGGAAGTGAATGTAATGCTTCAACTGCACGGTACAACTTATCTCTTATGTCCACATTAAGGGTTACTCCCAATTCAAGATATTTGGTCAAGGCCACTTCAAATGTGTCTTCACCATCCAATTCGAAAGTTTCATGTACAAGGGACTCAATAACACTCAAAACAAAGATTGAGTTAGATTCCTCTGGATATTTCATCGTctcaaatatattaaaatttacaGTTTCACCATCAAACTCCATTGATAAAGTACCCTCATTCACATCTATTTTAGTCCTAGCAGTGCTAAAAAACGGTCTACCTAACAGAATAGGTGACGGATTTATCAACTTCTCATCTCCCATATCTAGAATATACAAATCTGTTAGGAAAACTAACTCATTTACCTGAACCAAGACATCTTCCACTAGCCCCTCTGAATAAGCATTGGTGCGGTCAGTTAGTTGGATTATGATGGCTGTTTCTTTCAGTGGCCCAAGATTCAGAGAAGTATAAATGGTTTTTGGCATTACGTTGATTGATGCCCCTAAATCTAACATTGCTTTCCTAATTggtgtattttttattttgcaagAGATCGTGAATATATCTAGATCTCCATACTTGGGTGGGAGCTTTCTTTGAAGTATGGCCGATACGTTTTCTCCCACCACTACTCTTTCATCCCCTCTCAACTTCCTCTTATGGGTGTATAAATTCTTAAGAAATTTTGCGTACTTTGGTACTTGTTTAATTGCATCCAGTGAGGGGATGTTGATTTTCACTTTACAGAATACGTCCAAgatctctttctctttctccgCCTTCTTTGTCTTCTCTGACCTGCATGGAAAAGGAGGTAAATTAGATTTAATGGCTATTGATGGAGTAACAGTTACCTCGGGATCTCCACGAATGTGTCCTTCTTCAATCTTCTTTTCGATCTCATTTTTACTTTTACTCTTCAGGTTCATAGCCTTGGGCCCCTTCACTTCCTTGCCACTCCTCAGTGTCATGGCATTCACATTTTTGGGGTTTGTCTCGGATTGCGAtggcaatttttcaaaaatttgggaTTCCAAGCGATTAATTGCAGTTgccatgtgacttatttgagTCTCCAGATTTTTCATACCCGATCTAGTCTCCTGTTGGAACTAAGCAGTATTCGTGACCAAGGATTTAGTTTCTTGCTGGAGTTGAGTGGTATTCGTGGCCAGACTCTCAACAATATCTTCCAAAGAGCCTCCTGAAGGACGAAGGTTGAGGCTTTGGTTGCCATGGTTGCTGAAATCCTGGTGGACGATTTGAGAATGAACTCTGTGGCCTGTTCCCATAGCTGAAGTTGGGGTGGTCTCTCCAATCCGGATTATACGTGTTCGAGTATGGATCGTACTGCCTACGAGGCGCGGGCACGCTTCCAGACATGTTTACTTGTTCAGCCCCATCCTCTTGCAAAATAGGGCATGAGTCAGTGGGGTGGTCCACGTTTGTGCAGATTCCACAAACCTTTGCTTTATGCATGTTTCCTACAGCTAATTGCCGAACAAAAGATGTTAGCTCCGATAGCTGCTGCTGAATGGACGACGTCTCTACCTCGTTAACCCTATGGGTAGAGTTACTCTCGCGAAAACCAAAATGTTGAGAATTTTCTGCCATAGCTTCAATAAGCAATCATGCCTCTCTCGGTATCTTATTTGCCAGTACTCCCCCACTCGCAGCGTCGATGATACTCCTGTCGGTCGACTGGAGtccctcatgaaaatattggaTCAATAGttgttcactaatttgatgTTGTGGGCATCTAGTGCACAACTTATTGAACCTTTCCCAATAGTCATATAGGGATTCTCCAGGAACTACTTAATACTGCATATCTCCTTTCTCAGACTTGTAGCCTAGGATGCAGgaaagaattttttcaaaaacttcttttTCAGTTGGGCCCATGTTGTGATACTACATGCAGGTAGGTAGTGCAACCAATCCTTCGCCGCATCCTTTAGGGAGAAAGGGAATGCTCTAAGTTTGATCTGTTCTTCAATGATCTCTGGAGGCTTCATACTAGAATATATCACATCGAACTATTGGATGTGTTTATGGGGTTCCTCACCTGAAAGGCCATGAAACGTAGGTAAGAGGTGAATTAATCCTGACTTCAGGGTAAAAGAGATATTCTCAACTAGAGTTGGAAATGTAATGCACAAAGGCTGTTGGGTCAATTTCGGAGCAGTCAATTCCCTTT from the Coffea arabica cultivar ET-39 chromosome 11e, Coffea Arabica ET-39 HiFi, whole genome shotgun sequence genome contains:
- the LOC113718355 gene encoding uncharacterized protein, whose product is MATAINRLESQIFEKLPSQSETNPKNVNAMTLRSGKEVKGPKAMNLKSKSKNEIEKKIEEGHIRGDPEVTVTPSIAIKSNLPPFPCRSEKTKKAEKEKEILDVFCKVKINIPSLDAIKQVPKYAKFLKNLYTHKRKLRGDERVVVGENVSAILQRKLPPKYGDLDIFTISCKIKNTPIRKAMLDLGASINVMPKTIYTSLNLGPLKETAIIIQLTDRTNAYSEGLVEDVLVQVNELVFLTDLYILDMGDEKLINPSPILLGRPFFSTARTKIDVNEGTLSMEFDGETVNFNIFETMKYPEESNSIFVLSVIESLVHETFELDGEDTFEVALTKYLELGVTLNVDIRDKLYRAVEALHSLPTIPLRYELTSLFVPETQTKLLPSVVQAPELEFKPLPRHMKYAFLGDRETLSLIISAYLSPSQEDRLVRVLKDHKEAIGWSITNIKGISLSLCMHRTRIEDDAKPERQVQRRLNPLIM